One stretch of Roseimicrobium sp. ORNL1 DNA includes these proteins:
- a CDS encoding biliverdin-producing heme oxygenase, giving the protein MPDRPSLLPRLRQETAQSHRELEDAVQIARTLGNESSYRKLLEVFHGFYAPMEEQLSEAQEWELEGIHFDERRKADWIKQDLQALGLGADQINSLPTCEDLPVVNENDFAFGSFYVLEGSTLGGRHISAMLQTSPISEHARRFFRGYGEDTGTMWKQFCNSLEGFAEHADHGKIIRGADATFRSLQRWIAHEGLHA; this is encoded by the coding sequence GTGCCTGATCGACCATCTCTCCTTCCCCGCCTTCGCCAGGAAACGGCGCAGTCCCACCGCGAACTGGAGGATGCAGTGCAAATCGCACGGACACTCGGGAATGAATCCAGCTACCGGAAATTGCTTGAGGTCTTCCATGGTTTCTACGCTCCCATGGAGGAGCAGTTGTCCGAGGCACAAGAGTGGGAACTGGAAGGCATCCACTTCGACGAACGGCGCAAGGCAGACTGGATCAAACAGGACCTTCAGGCCCTCGGACTCGGAGCGGATCAAATCAACAGCCTGCCCACCTGCGAGGACCTGCCTGTGGTGAACGAGAACGATTTCGCCTTCGGCAGCTTCTACGTCCTCGAAGGCTCCACGCTCGGCGGCCGACATATTTCCGCCATGCTTCAGACCAGTCCCATCAGCGAGCACGCCCGCCGTTTCTTCCGCGGCTACGGTGAGGACACGGGAACCATGTGGAAGCAATTCTGCAATTCCCTGGAGGGGTTCGCGGAACACGCTGACCATGGCAAAATCATCCGCGGTGCAGATGCGACCTTTCGCTCCCTGCAACGATGGATTGCACACGAAGGCCTCCACGCATGA
- a CDS encoding ATP-binding protein, producing the protein MTEHKTIDQAALAICSREPIHIPGAIQPHGVLMVMREPDLVCIQASTNSVGITGLGPEQLLGRDVHDIFRADSEKISAACRDANPANVSPVPVTLQGQHYHCVLHRHDGVLIVEVEPAAEENPSLHRRMQQAFADLRTAENPVALYQNMAEFIAKLSGFERVMVYRFDTDWHGEVVGECLTADVDAYMGHHFPASDIPEQARALYRKNWLRIIPDATYQPVPLEPPVNPQTGRPLDLSFSNLRSVSPVHLEYLRNMDVAASMSISVIVEDRLWGLIACHHRTSLQLPHAIRSACEMYGQVASLEIAAKEEKERLTLHYQATRIQTRFFDIIAEEQNFVEALVKFAPQLLTFMSAGGAAIYVNRKVTLLGATPDEAAVEGLVHWIQQQDFDTVIATDALSTHYPAATAFTKNASGLLAVKLSRVEPQYVLWFRPEVITTVTWAGNPYKPTTDKLALHPRKSFATWKQQVTGRSLPWTAAETHGAEELRAALNALLLRRTENLSRLNAELEKKNTDLNSFAYIASHDLREPLRGMANYTRFLQEDHAESLNEDALARLRKITELAVYCEELLDELNHFSKVGRMEIRRKATRLDAAVSDCSEALSSLLHESGAELKRPHPLPEASCDPILIREVFSNLISNAIRYNTSPHKWVEVGARPPTAPDEPLTLYVQDNGIGIREKHREAVFQIFRRLHPDNRYGKGTGAGLAIVKTIVEKHGGRIWIEAPPEGGSTFLFTLPTAS; encoded by the coding sequence ATGACGGAGCACAAGACCATCGATCAAGCAGCACTCGCGATCTGCAGTCGCGAGCCCATTCACATTCCCGGCGCCATCCAGCCACATGGGGTGCTCATGGTCATGCGTGAGCCCGATCTCGTATGCATTCAGGCCAGCACGAACAGCGTGGGCATCACCGGTCTTGGCCCCGAGCAGTTGCTTGGGAGGGATGTGCACGACATCTTCCGCGCGGACTCGGAGAAGATCAGCGCCGCCTGCCGCGACGCGAATCCTGCCAACGTCTCTCCAGTCCCTGTCACCTTGCAGGGTCAGCATTATCACTGCGTGCTTCACCGCCATGATGGCGTGCTCATTGTCGAAGTGGAGCCCGCGGCTGAGGAAAATCCCAGCCTGCACCGGCGCATGCAGCAGGCGTTTGCCGACCTGCGAACGGCAGAAAATCCCGTCGCCCTGTACCAGAACATGGCGGAGTTCATCGCGAAGCTGAGCGGCTTCGAGCGCGTGATGGTGTACCGCTTCGATACTGACTGGCATGGCGAGGTCGTGGGCGAGTGTCTCACCGCAGATGTGGATGCCTACATGGGCCACCACTTCCCCGCTTCAGACATTCCCGAGCAGGCACGCGCTCTGTACCGGAAGAACTGGCTGCGCATCATACCGGACGCAACTTATCAACCGGTACCACTGGAGCCTCCGGTGAATCCACAGACGGGGCGCCCCTTGGATCTCAGCTTTTCCAATCTACGCAGCGTCTCACCAGTGCATCTGGAGTACCTGCGAAACATGGATGTAGCCGCCTCCATGTCCATCTCCGTCATCGTGGAGGATCGCCTCTGGGGCCTCATCGCCTGCCACCACCGCACGTCATTGCAGCTTCCTCACGCGATCCGCAGCGCGTGTGAGATGTACGGTCAGGTGGCCTCGCTGGAGATCGCCGCGAAGGAGGAGAAGGAACGTCTCACCCTCCACTACCAGGCCACCCGCATCCAGACGCGCTTCTTCGACATCATCGCCGAGGAGCAGAACTTCGTGGAGGCCCTGGTGAAGTTCGCACCGCAGCTCCTCACCTTCATGAGTGCAGGAGGGGCCGCCATCTACGTGAATAGGAAGGTAACCCTCCTCGGCGCCACCCCGGACGAAGCTGCGGTGGAAGGGCTGGTGCATTGGATCCAGCAGCAGGACTTCGATACGGTCATCGCCACAGATGCACTCAGCACTCACTATCCCGCCGCGACGGCGTTCACGAAGAACGCCAGCGGTCTGCTCGCCGTGAAGCTTTCCCGCGTGGAGCCGCAGTATGTTCTCTGGTTCCGACCGGAGGTCATCACAACTGTGACCTGGGCGGGCAATCCCTACAAGCCCACCACCGATAAACTCGCCCTGCATCCCCGCAAATCCTTCGCGACCTGGAAGCAGCAGGTGACCGGTAGATCACTCCCCTGGACTGCTGCGGAGACGCACGGTGCAGAGGAACTGCGAGCCGCCCTCAATGCCTTGCTCCTACGCCGCACTGAGAATCTGAGCCGGCTGAATGCCGAGCTGGAAAAGAAAAACACCGACCTCAATTCCTTCGCCTACATCGCGTCCCATGACCTCCGCGAGCCCTTGCGGGGCATGGCCAACTACACCCGGTTCCTCCAGGAAGACCACGCCGAGTCTCTGAACGAGGATGCCCTCGCCAGGCTTCGCAAAATCACTGAGCTCGCCGTCTATTGCGAGGAACTGCTCGATGAGCTGAATCACTTCTCCAAGGTGGGGAGAATGGAAATCCGGCGCAAGGCCACCCGGCTGGATGCGGCGGTAAGTGATTGCAGTGAGGCTCTTTCCTCCCTGCTCCATGAAAGTGGCGCCGAATTAAAACGGCCACATCCGCTCCCTGAGGCCTCGTGCGATCCCATCCTGATTCGAGAAGTGTTTTCCAACCTCATCAGCAACGCGATTCGCTACAACACCAGCCCCCACAAATGGGTGGAGGTAGGTGCACGCCCGCCAACTGCGCCCGATGAGCCGCTCACGCTCTACGTTCAGGACAACGGCATCGGTATTCGTGAGAAGCACCGTGAGGCCGTCTTCCAGATCTTCCGCCGCCTGCACCCGGACAATCGCTACGGCAAGGGAACCGGCGCCGGCCTCGCCATCGTAAAGACCATTGTGGAAAAGCATGGCGGGCGCATCTGGATCGAGGCCCCACCCGAAGGCGGATCCACGTTTCTTTTCACCCTGCCCACCGCCTCATGA
- a CDS encoding response regulator → MKSMFSRSARPILVVEDQDADYETVLRRLKKLSVEAPVHRCTGVDEVHDHLGRWKAGIAQMPMPALLVLDLKLPDGDGQELLIRMKSDEAFKDIPVVVWSAVSDPEVQERCLKGGANDFRSKAADNTITDEAIDHMVHLWRQSSVL, encoded by the coding sequence ATGAAATCCATGTTCTCCCGCAGCGCACGTCCCATCCTCGTCGTGGAGGATCAAGATGCCGACTATGAAACTGTGCTGCGCCGTCTGAAAAAGCTCAGCGTCGAAGCTCCCGTGCATCGGTGCACCGGCGTGGATGAAGTTCACGATCATCTGGGCCGTTGGAAAGCAGGCATTGCCCAGATGCCCATGCCCGCCCTGCTCGTGCTGGATCTGAAGCTCCCTGATGGTGACGGCCAGGAATTGCTGATCCGGATGAAGTCGGATGAGGCATTCAAGGACATTCCCGTCGTGGTGTGGAGTGCCGTGAGCGACCCGGAGGTGCAAGAGCGTTGCCTCAAGGGCGGCGCCAACGATTTTCGATCGAAGGCCGCCGACAACACCATCACCGACGAAGCGATTGACCACATGGTTCATTTGTGGCGCCAGTCCTCTGTTCTCTAA
- a CDS encoding hybrid sensor histidine kinase/response regulator — translation MDGLPPIRKLLILDDNGIDRETCRRYLTKAPGSNYEFVEHNSVEGAMDIVLSERPDCILLDYHLHDGNGVEFLQELVSVGGPRSFPVVMLTGTGNEAIAVQVMKAGAQDYLVKDRLNPDLLHRAVENAMYKAHTERLLEQQRREMEQLFLETQEANARKDQFLAALSHELRTPLTPVLAAVTATDVENSDPEQLRNMLAVIRRNVELEARLIDDLLDLTRISRGKLEVDLRPTDLHSLLHHAVETCQEDIAHKQLTLVWQLDASLCTVQADPARMQQVFWNLLKNAVKFTPAGGRIVISTRNEPGERIIAEVKDTGVGIDPSFIGRIFDAFEQGSPEITRHFGGLGLGLAIAKALVDAHSGTIQAESDPTTGGAAFAVTLRCTKQAPAVSVSTPASGPANDVDGHASIHLLLVEDHIDTAKVLGRIISREGYQVHLAGSIGEAVRLCEKQPMDCVISDIGLPDGSGTELLAKLNQIRPTRGIALSGYGTERDVERSRKAGFSEHLTKPVHWPKLERALKELLNGPK, via the coding sequence ATGGACGGACTCCCCCCCATCCGTAAACTGCTCATCCTGGACGACAATGGAATCGACCGGGAAACGTGTCGGCGCTACCTGACCAAAGCTCCAGGCAGCAACTACGAGTTCGTCGAGCACAACTCCGTGGAAGGCGCCATGGACATCGTGCTGAGCGAGCGTCCCGACTGCATCCTGCTGGATTACCACCTTCACGATGGCAATGGAGTCGAGTTCCTGCAGGAACTCGTGTCCGTGGGAGGTCCTCGCAGCTTCCCCGTGGTCATGCTCACCGGCACAGGAAACGAAGCCATTGCCGTGCAAGTCATGAAAGCCGGTGCACAGGACTACCTGGTGAAGGATCGTCTGAATCCAGATCTGCTGCACCGTGCCGTGGAAAATGCCATGTACAAGGCGCACACGGAACGCCTGCTGGAACAGCAGCGCCGCGAAATGGAGCAGCTCTTTCTGGAGACCCAGGAGGCCAATGCGCGAAAGGACCAGTTCCTCGCAGCACTGTCCCATGAGCTGCGCACCCCGCTCACGCCGGTGCTGGCAGCAGTCACGGCCACGGACGTGGAGAACTCCGATCCGGAGCAACTGCGCAACATGCTCGCGGTCATTCGCCGCAATGTGGAGTTGGAGGCCCGCCTGATCGATGACCTGCTCGATCTCACCCGCATTTCCCGTGGCAAACTGGAGGTCGATCTCCGGCCCACGGATTTGCACAGCCTGCTGCACCACGCGGTGGAAACCTGTCAGGAGGACATCGCGCACAAGCAGCTCACTCTCGTCTGGCAGCTTGATGCTTCACTCTGCACCGTGCAGGCGGATCCGGCGCGGATGCAGCAGGTATTCTGGAACCTGCTCAAGAACGCGGTGAAGTTCACCCCCGCCGGGGGTCGCATTGTCATTTCCACCAGAAACGAGCCGGGCGAACGCATCATCGCCGAGGTAAAGGATACCGGCGTGGGTATCGATCCCTCCTTCATTGGCAGAATCTTCGATGCCTTCGAGCAGGGCAGCCCGGAAATCACGCGTCACTTCGGCGGCTTGGGCTTGGGACTCGCCATCGCGAAGGCACTCGTGGACGCGCATAGCGGTACCATCCAGGCAGAGAGCGATCCCACCACAGGTGGCGCCGCCTTCGCCGTCACCCTGCGGTGCACAAAGCAGGCACCGGCGGTTTCTGTGTCAACACCCGCCAGCGGACCCGCGAACGACGTTGATGGACATGCGTCCATTCACCTTCTTCTCGTGGAAGACCACATCGACACGGCAAAGGTGCTCGGTCGCATCATTTCCCGCGAAGGCTATCAAGTGCACCTGGCCGGCAGCATTGGAGAAGCAGTACGCTTGTGCGAGAAGCAGCCGATGGACTGCGTCATCAGCGACATCGGTCTGCCGGATGGCAGCGGCACCGAACTGCTCGCGAAGCTGAATCAGATCCGCCCCACCCGTGGCATCGCGCTCAGTGGCTACGGCACCGAGCGCGATGTGGAGCGCTCCCGCAAGGCGGGCTTCTCCGAGCACCTCACCAAGCCCGTCCACTGGCCAAAGCTGGAACGAGCTCTCAAGGAACTGCTGAACGGGCCGAAGTAG
- a CDS encoding transglutaminase family protein, with translation MRYEIIHRTIYKYQEHISVGHHLARLAPKSEGRQTLLWHGLDIDPAPSTMAGHTDYFGNRVLFFALHGSHKELVVTAHSRVIVNDPVIPDPMTTPPWETLRDGVRADELTPDAEAGEFSFPSPFIKPDPVFAKYALTSFIPGRAVLAAAIELNSRMFRDFKFDPKATDVATPILEAFKLRRGVCQDFAQIYIACLRSIGLPVQYVSGYLETLPPPGKPKMVGADASHAWVSVWCGAQHGWVDLDPTNNCLPTSRHISVAIGRDFGDVSPLRGVVYGSGDQELKVQVDVKPMPELKLVEGTQTQSQSQGQSQSQ, from the coding sequence ATGCGTTACGAAATCATCCACCGCACTATCTACAAGTACCAGGAGCACATCTCCGTGGGGCATCACCTTGCGCGCCTGGCGCCGAAGAGTGAAGGCCGCCAGACGCTGCTGTGGCATGGGTTGGACATCGATCCTGCTCCCTCCACGATGGCGGGGCACACGGACTACTTCGGGAATCGGGTGCTCTTCTTCGCTTTGCATGGCTCTCACAAGGAACTCGTGGTCACGGCCCACAGCCGTGTGATCGTGAATGACCCGGTGATTCCAGATCCCATGACCACCCCTCCGTGGGAAACGCTGCGCGATGGTGTGCGTGCCGATGAACTCACGCCGGATGCGGAGGCGGGTGAGTTCTCTTTTCCCTCGCCCTTCATCAAGCCGGATCCAGTGTTCGCGAAGTACGCGCTCACCTCGTTCATACCGGGACGTGCCGTGCTGGCTGCTGCGATTGAGCTGAACTCACGGATGTTCCGCGACTTCAAATTTGATCCGAAGGCAACGGATGTGGCGACGCCGATTCTTGAAGCCTTCAAGTTGCGTCGCGGCGTGTGCCAGGACTTCGCGCAGATCTACATTGCCTGCCTGCGCTCGATTGGATTGCCCGTACAGTATGTCAGCGGCTATCTGGAAACGCTGCCGCCTCCCGGCAAGCCGAAGATGGTGGGCGCTGATGCTTCCCACGCGTGGGTGAGTGTCTGGTGCGGAGCCCAGCACGGCTGGGTCGATCTGGATCCCACGAACAACTGCCTGCCGACCTCGCGGCACATCTCGGTGGCGATTGGCCGCGACTTTGGCGATGTGTCTCCTCTGCGTGGTGTCGTGTATGGCAGCGGCGACCAGGAGCTCAAGGTGCAGGTGGATGTGAAACCGATGCCGGAGCTGAAGCTGGTGGAGGGAACACAAACGCAAAGCCAGTCACAAGGCCAGTCCCAGAGTCAGTAG
- a CDS encoding circularly permuted type 2 ATP-grasp protein, with translation MMESPSAPANTSVADLLAACSRSPATGWGEAFAPDGQIRPAWQPFLSSLSKLTLQDLNARREEANQLLREHGATYTIYNEQKQYTDRHWRLDILPLIISAQEWSGLEAALKQRSRLLRLLVKDIYGERRLLKEGWIPPSLVLANPGFIRAAHGVNPAGGHMLFHHAVDLARGPDGRWVVLADRTQAPSGKGYSLENRIVLTSLFPDEFRSMHVHRLAAFFQVERDALRAMAPQNHADPRVVLFTPGPLNETYFEHAYKARYLGFPLVEGADLTVRGRKVYLKTLEGLRQVDVIVRHVDDTFCDPLELRGETWLGVPGLVEAWRAGTVAIANGIGSGVIETPALLPFLPGLSRHLLGEDLQLGNAETWWCGQPKELQHVEENLDRFVLKRAFVGGAGQPVFGSQLSDAQRDELMAKVKASPQDYAAQERLPLSTAPVFENGRIERHPLVLRCYIVPHGEDFAVMPGGLTRVSPSPQGLVVSMQAGGISKDTWVLSEGPVEQLTLLLPPSVVVRPEKMAGEVPSRVADHFFWLGRYVERLEDSVRVLRAVLQRMTGEGTEDQARELSALVPWLVALGRLPDRFGAKVASGELRGELFALIDHSNRDGSVRELLNRVNFNATALRDRLSDDTWRLLNKMVRQVNTRNVRSRVPEALEFLNSLVLQLAAFTGMEMENMTRGHGWRFLDLGRRVERAQNILTLLKAAVYPPPRNDSVLGPVLEVFDSAMSYRRRYHARAQLAPVLDMLIADETNPRSLTWQLHQLTRHASQLPRTGREGDAHEEKRQVDGMLSELAGINFESLVKHEEANPGALVELFDELLSSLVRLSQTISAHYFSHALPHVR, from the coding sequence ATGATGGAATCACCGTCTGCACCTGCCAACACCTCCGTGGCAGACTTGCTCGCGGCGTGCTCTCGTAGCCCGGCCACGGGATGGGGCGAGGCGTTTGCGCCGGATGGCCAGATACGCCCCGCCTGGCAGCCGTTTCTTTCGTCCCTGTCCAAGCTGACGCTGCAGGACCTGAACGCCCGTCGTGAAGAGGCGAACCAGCTTCTGCGTGAGCATGGCGCCACCTACACCATTTACAACGAGCAGAAGCAGTACACGGACCGGCACTGGCGGCTGGACATCCTGCCGCTCATCATTTCCGCGCAGGAGTGGAGCGGGCTGGAGGCGGCGCTGAAGCAGAGGTCCCGTCTACTGCGCCTGCTCGTGAAGGATATCTACGGTGAGCGTCGCCTGCTCAAGGAAGGGTGGATCCCGCCGTCCCTCGTGCTGGCCAATCCCGGCTTCATCCGAGCGGCGCATGGGGTGAATCCCGCCGGCGGACACATGCTCTTCCACCACGCGGTGGATCTCGCCCGCGGACCGGATGGCCGCTGGGTGGTACTGGCGGATCGCACACAGGCCCCGTCTGGAAAGGGCTACTCGCTGGAGAACCGCATCGTGCTGACCAGCCTTTTCCCGGATGAGTTCCGCTCCATGCATGTGCATCGGCTTGCGGCCTTCTTCCAGGTGGAGCGCGATGCGCTGCGGGCCATGGCGCCGCAGAATCATGCGGATCCGCGAGTGGTGCTTTTCACTCCGGGGCCGCTGAACGAGACTTACTTCGAGCACGCGTACAAAGCGCGCTACCTGGGCTTCCCGCTGGTGGAAGGTGCAGACCTCACCGTGCGAGGTCGCAAGGTGTACCTCAAGACGCTTGAAGGCCTGCGTCAGGTGGATGTGATCGTGCGCCATGTGGACGACACATTCTGTGATCCGCTCGAGCTTCGTGGTGAAACGTGGCTGGGTGTGCCTGGATTGGTCGAGGCCTGGCGTGCCGGTACGGTGGCGATTGCCAATGGCATCGGTAGCGGGGTGATCGAGACTCCAGCGTTGCTTCCTTTCCTTCCGGGACTGTCCCGTCACCTGCTGGGTGAGGACCTGCAGCTTGGCAATGCCGAGACGTGGTGGTGTGGCCAGCCGAAGGAACTGCAGCACGTGGAGGAGAACCTCGATCGCTTCGTGCTAAAGCGCGCTTTTGTCGGTGGCGCGGGACAGCCGGTGTTTGGTTCCCAGCTTTCGGACGCACAGCGGGATGAACTGATGGCGAAGGTGAAGGCCTCGCCTCAAGACTATGCTGCCCAAGAGCGGCTTCCCCTTTCGACTGCGCCGGTGTTTGAGAACGGGAGAATCGAGCGGCACCCGCTGGTGCTGCGGTGCTACATCGTGCCGCATGGCGAGGACTTTGCCGTCATGCCGGGAGGACTCACGCGGGTGAGTCCATCCCCGCAGGGGCTGGTGGTATCCATGCAGGCCGGTGGTATCAGTAAGGACACCTGGGTACTGTCAGAGGGGCCTGTGGAGCAGCTCACATTGCTGCTTCCTCCTTCCGTGGTGGTGCGTCCGGAGAAGATGGCGGGCGAAGTGCCCAGCCGCGTGGCGGATCATTTCTTCTGGCTCGGCCGGTATGTGGAGCGCCTTGAGGATTCCGTGCGTGTGCTGCGCGCTGTGCTGCAGCGAATGACGGGTGAAGGCACCGAAGATCAAGCGCGTGAACTCTCGGCCCTGGTGCCGTGGCTGGTGGCGTTGGGCCGCCTGCCGGATCGCTTTGGCGCGAAGGTGGCGAGTGGCGAACTGCGCGGGGAGCTCTTCGCTTTGATCGATCACTCCAACCGCGATGGCAGCGTGCGCGAGTTGCTGAACCGCGTGAATTTCAACGCGACGGCGCTGCGTGATCGCCTCTCTGATGACACGTGGCGGCTCCTGAACAAGATGGTGCGGCAGGTGAACACGCGAAACGTGCGCTCCCGGGTGCCGGAGGCGCTGGAGTTTCTGAATTCCCTCGTGCTGCAGCTCGCGGCCTTCACGGGCATGGAGATGGAGAACATGACGCGCGGCCACGGCTGGCGCTTCCTGGACCTGGGACGCCGTGTGGAGCGGGCGCAGAATATTCTCACCCTGCTAAAGGCCGCGGTGTATCCGCCGCCACGCAATGACTCGGTGCTGGGGCCTGTGCTGGAAGTGTTCGATAGTGCCATGTCCTATCGGCGCCGTTACCATGCGCGTGCGCAGCTGGCCCCCGTGCTGGACATGCTCATCGCGGACGAGACGAATCCTCGGTCACTCACGTGGCAGCTTCACCAGCTCACCAGACACGCTTCGCAACTGCCCCGTACTGGTCGTGAAGGCGATGCCCACGAGGAAAAGCGCCAGGTGGACGGCATGCTCTCCGAGCTGGCGGGCATCAATTTCGAATCTCTGGTCAAACACGAGGAGGCGAACCCGGGTGCGCTCGTCGAGCTTTTCGATGAGTTGCTCTCGTCGCTTGTCCGTCTCTCGCAGACGATCTCAGCCCACTATTTCAGTCACGCGCTGCCTCACGTGCGTTAG